In the genome of bacterium, the window GACGATGGTGTTGAAGAAGTAGCGGCCGAAGGGCGCGCGCTGCCAGGCTTCGATGTAGTTCGCAAAGACGCCGGGGAGGCCCCCCGCGCCGCCGGCCGCCGCGTCGCGAGCGCCGATGAGCACCTCGGGCAGGAAGCGGTGCGGCTCGCGCGTGATCTCCAGCGTCGAGCGCAGGGAGGTGGAGACCATCCAGAGAAAGGGCATCACCATGCTGAGCCCGGCCAGGATCAGCAGAAGGTGCACCGCCAGCCGCCGCCACCCTCGCGCACCCCGCACCGCCGCCTCCTAGTAGTGCACCCGCCGCTCGGCCAGCCGGCGCTGGACGAGCGTGAGGCCGAGGATGATCAGGAACAGCACGAGCGCCACCGCGCTCGCGCGGCCGAGGCTGGCCGGCGGCGTGAAGCCCTTGTCGAAGAGGTAGTAGACGAGCACCTTCGTCGAGTCCTCGGGCCCGCCGGGCGGCGAGGTCATCAGGTACACCAGGCTGAAGGTCTGGAAGCTGACGATCGTGCTCATGATGAAGACGTAGAAGGTCGTCGGGCTGAGGATCGGCCAGGTCACGTGCCGGAAGAGCTGCCAGCTCCCCGCGCCGTCGATGCGCGCCGCCTCGTACTGCTGCTGCGGGATGTTCTGCAGGCCGGCGAGGAAGATGACGATGTTGTAGCCCAGCCCCTTCCAGGTGTTGACGAGGGCGAGACTGACCAGCGCCAGGCTCGGTCCGCCCGCCCAGCGCGGCAGCCAGCGCCCCTCGGGGTCGACGAGCAGCTGGAAGACGCCGCGGCTCTCCCCCAGCCAGCCGGGCTGGCCCAGGTGCAGCTTGCCGAGCAGGAAGTTCAGCACCCCCAACTCGGGCTCGAGGATCCACTTCCAGATCACCGCCACGGCCACCATCCCCGTCACGACGGGCATGAAGTAGATCGTGCGGTAGAGCCCGAGCGCCTTCAGCTTGCGGTTGAGGAGCAGCGCGAAGAAGAGGGACGCGAAGATCGCGATCGGCACCGTGCCGATCGAGAACCAGATCGTGGTGCCCACGGATTGCCAGAAGGTCGGGTCCTGGAGCAGGCGCGCGTAGTGGCCCAGGCCGACGAAACCGATCAGCGCCCCCATCTTGATCTCGAAGAAGCTGAAGGCGAAAGCGGCGATGATGGGCACGAAGCGGAAGCAGAGAACGATGGCGAGGGCGGGCAAGACGTAGAGCAGGGCACCGGCGGCGTCGCGCCGGCGGCGGCGGCGCAGGCGGCGGGCGAGTTCTGGGCTGGCGGAGGACTCGAGGCTGGGCATCGTCCGCGCTTCCGGCTGGAGAGGGCCGGGCGAGCGCCCGCCGCACCGGCCGCTCCGACTCTACGGAGCGCCTCCCGGCCTGTCAACCGCGGTCGGCCGGCCCTTCCCCCTTGACTTCGCCCCGGCAGGACCGGAACATGCTGGAGTCACCTTCCGCCCGGAGGCCGTGGCCGTGGTCCTGCTCGCGATCGTCCTCGGCGATAGCAAGGGCCTCGAGGAGATCCTCGAGGGCTTCCTCGAACTCGGCATTCAGGGCGCGACGGTCCTGCAAGCCGAAGGGATGGGCGAGTTCCTGTCCGAGGAAGTGCCCATCTTCGCGGGCCTGCGCAGCCTCTTCCCCGGGCGCGATGGCCGCCACCGGCTGATCCTCTCCGTCACCGAGCGGACCAAGGCCCAGGAAGCGGTGGCGATCGTCGAGCGCACCGTCGGGCCCCTGGACGGACGCGGGGCCGGAATCGCCTTTACGCTCCCCGTCGAGTCGCTCTGGGGCCTCGCCCGGGAGCTTTGACGGGGCCCCGCCCGCCTGCTGCCGCAGCGCCCTTCCGGCCCGGATTCCCGGCGGGTTTCCCGGTTGACCCCTTTTGGGCCTTCGGGGTATAATCACACCGTCTCTCGCCCCATGCGCTTCATCCTGCTCATGGGTGATGCGGGTGGAGGCAAACCCGCATCATGGAAACAGCCCCTGCTGACCGGTTGCGCCCTTCGGGAAGTAGTGCACTGAGCGTGACAGCCTTACCGGGGGCCGAGTCTACCTTTTAGGAGGTTATGAATGGCCATGAGGAATATCATCTCCCTTGCTCTGGCAGCCGTGTGCGTTCTGGGCCTGGCGGTAGGGGCAAGCGCTGGCATCCCGGATACGAACAACTCCTTCGCGAGCGCGGCCAGCTGCGGCCGCATCACGATCGCCCCGGACGGCGGCGACACCCTCGGCGGCGAGGGCAACACCATTTACGTCACCGTCCTGGACATCAACGGCACCCCGGTGACCACGCTGGCGGCCACCGATCTCTGGCTGGATCACCCCAACCTGGCTTCCTGCCCCGGCATCTACAGCCAAGCCGACACCGGCACGAACGGCGCTGGGCAGACCCAGTTCTCGGGCTTCGTCTACGGCGGCGTCAGCGGCGATGCCAACAACGGCGTCAACTGCGACAACACGGACTTCTACGTGTACGCCCTCGGCATCGTCCTGAACGGCAACAACCCGGTGTGCGTCTCCTTCGACAGCGTCGACCTCAACGGCGACCTGGCCTGCACCGTGGCCGACTTCGGCAAGTTCGCGGCAGATTTCAACTGCACGGTCGGTTGCGATCCCTGCCACGACTACAACGAGAGCGGCAACACCACCGTTGCGGACTTCGGCATCTTCGCTGGCTTCTTCAACGCCAGCGTCTGCCCCTAGTCGCAAGGGCGGCGAGCACGCACGCTAGGGCGAGACCGGGCAACCCTGCCCATGCAGCAGGATGTGCGGGAGGCTGCCGCCTCCCGCTTTTTCTTTGGTTGTGCCGCGGAGAGTGTGCCTGGTACGGCAGCTGCCCCTGCCCGGGCATGCTCACGCTACCTGCACCGAACGCCACCTGGCAGCCGCCCTTCTGGG includes:
- a CDS encoding sugar ABC transporter permease, which produces MPSLESSASPELARRLRRRRRRDAAGALLYVLPALAIVLCFRFVPIIAAFAFSFFEIKMGALIGFVGLGHYARLLQDPTFWQSVGTTIWFSIGTVPIAIFASLFFALLLNRKLKALGLYRTIYFMPVVTGMVAVAVIWKWILEPELGVLNFLLGKLHLGQPGWLGESRGVFQLLVDPEGRWLPRWAGGPSLALVSLALVNTWKGLGYNIVIFLAGLQNIPQQQYEAARIDGAGSWQLFRHVTWPILSPTTFYVFIMSTIVSFQTFSLVYLMTSPPGGPEDSTKVLVYYLFDKGFTPPASLGRASAVALVLFLIILGLTLVQRRLAERRVHY